A window of the Cutaneotrichosporon cavernicola HIS019 DNA, chromosome: 6 genome harbors these coding sequences:
- a CDS encoding uncharacterized protein (ARID/BRIGHT DNA binding domain): MPNNNNNNNNNNSSNPLFPNLPQLNLPAARKPSGGAQGANGNAASPAGSAPSPASGNSNLADLHAQLQARMLQSQQQVNAATRQRAASGNGPQPGGNAPNNMQPKLNGLPDWANMAAASSALGGLGPGIDREAIMKQLQLLHQARGPKQQSSVGPGTPAMGGTAPSPAAVTAPSPATVTAPSPAPNAGTPGAQVPPYMNAASPVTAPSPAAAALAAAIRPPGTPQSASGLSLAGGLAGQAGTPGGSAPPRPPVRPGQQRQHLINSMMGFYKTINQIPPPEVFNNGEKDGAFKLGDGWIDIAELFFIVFRAGGMMKLVQTPSPEQHLVWQQILNAKSIPVTLTNPVPLPRPMGMDPSQPTQTTTNAVQYLFAAYRAWVFGFEQAMARQKLVHMQKQQALAATAGVRPALSAASPKSASSPAAPTMGAPTPSVAAPSPVTVAAPSPAVAVASPTFAAPSPAVAAHSPAMAVPSPAPFVQQPVAVASPIASLTTATPAVPNAPSPAVESPAQPQLAPSPFPPSQPAVSTLAAQSEPRVPPPQPRIEIPVAPSPAPPVAMPAVATTPTPSMLASMQTNIHGAAAKAESVSAKKRKRSEKMPAKSSTPGSAAESTSSPAPKQQAYAKRARYRVEYRPLHFPQPTMAGWDERVVAASFPKHNLGRPTHSAAELGQIDMEAILMGLRSRLPGELSYALTVLSMLSMPQHDDRIPQLPIQPMLDVYLELIDLIGESALGEEGVDGWLSDKEKTEAAEAPSRRASPARDDLSWMSYVDLERLGHDTDLSVDEEDTSKDRTGGATDIVLAGLNIIRNFSYNHDNGPVMACPQLINLLAAVTDMTLARMPGTTSDRQPYSILELARVRREAVSIMTNLANHFDVRRTKASATLAVFRLVTSFLVSGWETLRLRESGYGPSISIREVPPLAVLSIDRALEAFSRLALADHNREVLATLVPTDELVELFSSLVKLLPISTRDKEAMLSIEDYLGRVELGVMSVYSLAFLAPTAARAGMRASPGAIAVLTRLVCDLAPRAPNLKQSPFGFLVRRVAETLAVLNGTMTPSGNAESMSFAAGGVEGKGWRFANEVVQPGWLAADSDRLLEAMGWGKGDGRIWQVDAPTFAELDGLFLE, encoded by the exons ATgcccaacaacaacaacaacaacaacaacaacaacagcaGCAACCCACTCTTccccaaccttcctcaacTGAACCTTCCAGCTGCCCGTAAACCGAGCGGAGGTGCGCAGGGCGCTAACGGCAAcgcggcgtcgccagcAGGCTCGGCGCCATCACCTGCGTCAGGCAACTCGAACCTAGCCGACCTACATGCGCAATTGCAAGCCCGTATGTTGCAATCACAGCAGCAGGTCaacgcggcgacgaggcaaCGGGCTGCGTCTGGTAACGGTCCACAGCCTGGCGGCAACGCACCTAACAATATGCagcccaagctcaacgGCTTACCAGACTGGGCGAACATGGCTGCCGCCTCAAGCGCTCTCGGGGGCCTAGGGCCCGGTATTGATCGTGAGGCCATCATGAAGCAGCTACAGCTGCTTCACCAGGCGCGAGGCCCGAAGCAGCAGTCGTCAGTCGGGCCAGGGACGCCCGCCATGGGCGGTACGGCTCCATCTCCAGCCGCTGTTACGGCTCCATCTCCTGCGACGGTCACTGCGCCATCACCAGCGCCAAATGCGGGCACTCCTGGCGCTCAGGTCCCACCATACATGAACGCCGCTTCCCCCGTGACCGCTCCCTCACCCGCGGCAGCGGCGCTGGCAGCTGCGATTCGACCTCCAGGCACCCCACAGAGTGCGTCTGGCTTGTCTTTGGCAGGCGGACTGGCTGGGCAAGCAGGGACACCTGGAGGATCAGCGCCCCCACGGCCTCCAGTACGACCCGGACAGCAGAGGCAGCACCTGATTAACTCGATGATGGGCTTCTACAAGACGATCAACCAGATCCCACCCCCAGAAGTCTTCAACAATGGCGAGAAGGACGGCGCATTCAAGCTGGGAGACGGGTGGATCGACATCGCGGAACTGTTCTTCATCGTCTTCCGAGCTGGTGGTATGATGAAG TTAGTGCAGACGCCGAGTCCCGAACAACACCTCGTCTGGCAGCAGATCTTGAATGCCAAGAGCATCCCGGTGACTTTGACGAACCCGGTCCCTCTGCCGCGACCGATGGGGATGGATCCGTCGCAACCGacgcagacgacgacgaatGCTGTCCAGTACTTGTTTGCAGCATATCGCGCATGGGTCTTCGGCTTCGAACAAGCCATGGCAAGACAAAAGCTGGTCCACATGCAGAAGCAAcaggcgctggcggcaACTGCAGGAGTGCGTCCTGCTCTTTCGGCTGCTTCCCCGAAGTCTGCATCATCCCCAGCTGCGCCGACAATGGGAGCGCCAACACCATCGGTGGCTGCGCCGTCTCCTGTTACTGTTGCAGCTCCATCACCAGCAGTTGCAGTTGCATCGCCCACATTCGCTGCACCGTCTCCGGCGGTGGCCGCACACTCGCCCGCTATGGCTGTCCCCTCCCCGGCACCCTTCGTACAGCAGCCTGTTGCTGTGGCTAGCCCCATCGCGAGCCTGACGACCGCGACACCCGCTGTCCCGAACGCGCCTTCCCCGGCTGTGGAATCCCCTGCGCAGCCGCAGCTTGCGCCGTCCCCGTTCCCTCCTTCTCAGCCAGCTGTCAGCACTTTGGCAGCGCAATCTGAACCTCGTGTGCCGCCGCCCCAACCACGCATCGAAATACCTGTCGCACCCAGCCCGGCTCCGCCTGTGGCCATGCCAGCTGTGGCCACCACCCCGACGCCCAGCATGCTGGCCAGCATGCAAACTAACATCCacggcgcggccgccaaggccgaaTCGGTTTCGGCCAAGAAGCGGAAGCGTTCGGAGAAGATGCCCGCGAAGTCGTCCACTCCTGGGAGCGCCGCTGAGTCGACGAGCAGTCCAGCCCCGAAACAACAGGCGTACGCTAAGCGCGCGCGATACCGTGTCGAGTACAGACCTTTGCACTTTCCTCAACCCACGATGGCTGGGTGGGACGAGAGAGTGGTTGCGGCGTCGTTCCCGAAGCACAACCTCGGCAGGCCAACACACTCTGCCGCCGAACTTGGCCAAATCGACATGGAGGCGATCCTCATgggcttgaggtcgaggttgccAGGAGAGCTGAGCTATGCGCTCACTGTCTTGTCGATGCTCTCCATGCCTCAACATGACGACCGCATCCCGCAGTTGCCTATCCAACCAATGCTTGACGTCTATCTTGAACTGATCGACCTCATTGGCGAGTCAGCTCTCGGAGAAGAGGGCGTGGACGGTTGGCTGAGTGACAAGGAAAAGACTGAGGCGGCAGAGGCTCCGTCACGACGGGCGTCGCCAGCCCGTGACGACTTGTCGTGGATGAGCTACGTGGATCTGGAGCGTCTCGGCCACGATACGGATCTGAGCGTGGACGAAGAAGACACGAGCAAGGACCGGACCGGAGGTGCGACCGACATTGTCCTGGCAGGCCTCAACATCATCCGGAACTTCTCGTACAACCACGACAACGGGCCTGTAATGGCTTGCCCACAACTGATTAACCTCCTTGCTGCTGTCACCGACATGACTCTGGCCAGGATGCCGGGCACGACCAGCGACCGCCAGCCGTACTCAATCCTGGAGCTCGCACGGGTGCGCCGCGAGGCCGTGTCGATCATGaccaacctcgccaaccaTTTCGACGTGCGCCGGACAAAGGCCTCTGCCACACTGGCTGTCTTCCGTCTTGTCACGTCCTTCCTTGTAAGCGGTTGGGAGACCCTACGATTACGCGAGTCCGGTTACGGCccgtccatctccatccGTGAGGTACCTCCCCTGGCTGTCCTGTCAATTGACCGAGCGCTAGAAGCGTtctcccgcctcgccctggcCGACCACAACCGCGAGGTGCTGGCGACCCTGGTGCCGAcggacgagcttgtcgagcttTTCAGCTCACTGGTCAAGCTGCTTCCTATCTCGACGCGTGACAAGGAGGCGATGCTCAGCATAGAGGATTACCTCGGCCGCGTTGAACTCGGCGTCATGAGCGTGTACTCGCTTGCGTTCCTCgcgcccaccgccgcgcgcgccggcaTGCGTGCCTCCCCTGGTGCGATTGCAGTCCTCACACGCCTCGTGTGTGACCTTGCGCCCCGCGCACCGAACCTCAAGCAGTCGCCATTCGGCTTCTTAGTTCGTCGTGTCGCCGAGACTCTCGCCGTACTCAACGGCACCATGACGCCCAGCGGCAACGCCGAGTCGATGAGCTtcgcggccggcggcgtTGAGGGCAAGGGATGGCGCTTCGCCAACGAGGTCGTGCAACCCGGGTGGCTCGCTGCTGACTCggaccgcctcctcgaggccatggGATGGGGTAAGGGCGATGGCAGGATCTGGCAGGTTGACGCGCCGACCTTTGCAGAGCTCGACGGGCTGTTTCTGGAATAG
- a CDS encoding uncharacterized protein (Sodium-phosphate symporter which plays a fundamental housekeeping role in phosphate transport), producing MPTLHQYDYIFAIAVLAAALDAYNIGANDVANSFATSVSSRSLTMKQACVLAALCEFLGAILVGAKVSGTIKNGIISLSTFNGNAGVQMLGFTCALVASATWLMIATRNSWPVSTTYSIVSALAGVGVALGGPEVVQWGWNGGKGLGTIFAGFGIAPSIAAGFGAIVYLVTKYAVLVRKNPIRNALYISPIYFFTVTAVLTMSIVYKGSPALKLDKLPQVTVALAIVITALVVSILSVLFWLPYVYCKVVRKDYTLRFWHFFYGPFLWRRQAPADASEIVAGHVPDYRVRDRDCAQGAEPTASVPNHELTPQGSTEREKDVEFDAVPQEPQPGAPAALAEVEDEYTTPQIEGPWILPRNLWIIFRYKILGALTKGVNYDVHAAQAGKGGKEAERIAHMHQQVDQYGNEAEHLYSFLQVLTACTNSFAHGANDVANAIGPFSAIYYVWSNGVVTPKDTPTPTWVLAFGGAMIVIGLATYGYNMMSALGNRLTLMSPSRGFSMELGASITVLLASQYGIPVSTTMCITGATAGVGLVSGGPKAINWRAFGWIFLGWVLTVPVAGTAAGCLTGLFINSPHW from the exons ATGCCGACGCTTCATCAGTACGACTATATCTTCGCCATTgctgtcctcgccgcggcaTTGGACGCATACAACATCG GTGCCAACGATGTGGCAAACTCTTTCGCGACGTCCGTGTCGTCGCGCTCTCTTACGATGAAGCAGGCGTGTGTTCTCGCTGCTTTGTGCGagttcctcggcgccatcctcgtcggtgcAAAGGTCTCTGGCACCATTAAGAACGGTATTATTTCGCTTTCTACTTTCAACGGCAACGCCGGTGTCCAAATGCTTGGCTTCACCTGTGCTCTCGTTGCTTCCGCCACTTGGCTCATGATCGCCACCAGGAACTCGTGGCCTGTTTCTACTACCTACTCGATCGTCTCGGCGCTTGCCGGTGTCGGTGTTGCCCTCGGCGGTCCCGAGGTCGTCCAGTGGGGTTGGAACGGCGGCAAGGGTCTCGGCACAATCTTCGCCGGCTTCGGTATCGCTCCCTCCATTGCCGCTGGCTTTGGCGCGATTGTCTACTTGGTCACCAAGtacgccgtcctcgtccgcaaGAACCCCATTCGTAACGCTCTCTACATCTCGCCCATCTACTTCTTCACCGTTACTGCGGTACTTACCATGTCGATTGTTTACAAGGGCTCGCCTgctctcaagctcgacaagctcccCCAGGTGActgtcgcgctcgccattGTCATCACTGCTCTCGTTGTTTCCATTCTCTCCGTCCTTTTCTGGCTCCCCTACGTCTACTGTAAGGTCGTCCGCAAGGACTACACCCTCCGCTTCTGGCACTTTTTCTACGGCCCCTTCCTCTGGCGCCGCCAGGCTCCTGCCGACGCCTCCGAGATCGTTGCCGGCCACGTTCCCGACTACCGTGTCCGGGACCGTGACTGCGCCCAGGGTGCCGAGCCAACCGCCAGCGTCCCCAACCACGAGCTCACTCCTCAGGGCTCGActgagcgcgagaaggatGTCGAGTTCGACGCCGTTCCCCAGGAGCCCCAGCCCGGCGCCCCTGCCGctctcgccgaggtcgaggacgagtacaCCACCCCCCAGATCGAGGGCCCCTGGATTCTTCCCCGAAACCTCTGGATCATCTTCCGCTACAAgatcctcggcgcgctcacAAAGGGTGTCAACTACGACGTGCACGCCGCTCAGGCAGGCAAGGGTGGcaaggaggctgagcgcATTGCCCACATGCACCAGCAGGTCGACCAGTACGGCAACGAGGCTGAGCACCTCTACTCGTTCCTCCAGGTTCTTACTGCTTGCACCAACTCGTTCGCTCACGGCGccaacgacgtcgccaacgccatcGGCCCCTTCTCTGCCATCTATTACGTCTGGTCTAACGGCGTCGTTACCCCCAAGGACACGCCTACCCCCACATGGGTTCTTGCTTTCGGTGGCGCCATGATCGTCATCGGTCTCGCTACCTACGGCTACAACATGATGTCGGCGCTCGGTAACCGTCTTACTCTTATGTCTCCCTCGCGTGGCTTCTCGATGGAGCTCGGCGCATCCATTaccgtcctcctcgcttcGCAGTATGGTATCCCCGtctccaccaccatgtGCATTACCGGTGCCACTGCTGGTGTCGGCCTGGTGTCGGGTGGGCCCAAGGCTATCAACTGGCGCGCGTTCGGCTGGATCTTCCTTGGTTGGGTCCTCACCGTGCCTGTGGCCGGTACCGCTGCAGGATGCCTTACGGGTCTGTTCATCAACTCGCCCCACTGGTAG
- a CDS encoding uncharacterized protein (Belongs to the alkaline phosphatase family), whose translation MVAVQLLMAALAATAAQAQTFRRTAACPKLGCVFPPDQVNFIAGQTFDIRVEVQAPINGSQAYNGGKVDPNFKLEIGGKGSKLMDVTKFFGLKDPKPETYNFTWYEDLFAEEAKMPSAVNVISKSYRNVQLHKPGRYKVRLTFNGGETQEATWEVNPIPKCAKAKNLLFFVGDGMATSMISAARLLAHKTVNGKYQTHMAFDSAQGYGSQMTHSLDSFITDSANSASALFTGHKMTVNGLNAYTDSTGKPYNNAKVETIFEMFRRTTGGQVGAVSSAYIADATPAAVCAHTSQRSQYHTVIEQYLSGVTMNHSWTPWGGIDVLFGGGAENFIASPANGNVDQFDRWAEHGYQVGFNKTQLEAFTNEDRALAIFTRGNVSTWLDRHIYTDTLKYALQADGTQGAYDQPGLKDMTLKAIDILSTRAKARRTGWALMSEAALIDKNMHVGDVDRALGDLLELDDTVRAVLEHLKEIGELEETLVIVTADHGHGFDVFGSADTKYLKEQKEDRKKRNAVGVYERSGLSAYVVPQDVSPTTHEIFENPQGHFPITWDPRYTIAHGYAAVSDRREDYEVSKEHERIPSALSQDKTQGYFFNPNDSPEGFAMTGNLDPNSGQGVHSLVDVPIYAWSAGHELFRGVMGNVDIAFRVAEALGLGHTSNVTKPYKP comes from the exons ATGGTGGCGGTCCAGCTTCTTATGGCGGCGCTCGCTGCTACGGCAGCCCAAGCCCAGACTTTCCGCCGCACTGCTGCGTGCCCCAAGCTCGGATGCGTGTTCCCTCCCGACCAGGTTAACTTCATCGCTGGTC AGACGTTCGACATCCGTGTCGAAGTCCAGGCGCCCATCAACGGCTCGCAGGCTTACAACGgtggcaaggtcgacccAAACTTCAAGCTTGAGATCGGGGGCAAGGGCTCCAAGCTCATGGACGTTACCAAGTTCTTTGGGCTCAAGGACCCCAAGCCCGAAACCTACAACTTCACTTGGTACGAGGACCTGTTTGCCGAGGAAGCCAAGATGCCCAGCGCCGTCAACGTCATCTCCAAGAGCTACCGCAACGTCCAGCTGCACAAGCCCGGCCGCTACAAGGTTCGCCTGACCTTTAACGGTGGTGAGACTCAGGAGGCGACGTGGGAGGTCAACCCCATCCCCAAGTGCGCCAAAGCCAAGAACCTCCTCTTCTTTGTCGGTGACGGCATGGCCACATCAATGATCTCTGCAGCT cgcctccttgcgcaCAAGACAGTCAACGGCAAGTACCAGACGCACATGGCATTCGACTCGGCCCAGGGTTACGGCTCCCAGATGACGCACTCGCTCGACAGCTTCATCACCGACTCGGCCAacagcgcctcggcgctgtTCACTGGCCACAAGATGACGGTCAACGGCCTCAACGCCTACACCGACTCGACAGGCAAGCCATACAAcaacgccaaggtcgagacCATCTTTGAGATGTTCCGCCGCACTACCGGTGGCCAGGTTGGAGccgtgtcctcggcctATATTGCGGACGCCACCCCCGCCGCTGTGTGTGCTCACACCTCGCAGCGTTCGCAGTACCACACCGTCATTGAACAGTACCTCAGCGGTGTGACGATGAACCACTCCTGGACCCCGTGGGGTGGTATCGATGTCCTCTtcggtggcggcgcggagaACTTCATCGCGTCGCCTGCCAACGGCAATGTCGACCAGTTCGACCGCTGGGCCGAGCACGGCTACCAGGTGGGCTTCAACAAgacgcagctcgaggcgttcACCAACGAGGACCGGGCGCTCGCCATTTTTACCCGCGGCAACGTCTCGACGTGGCTTGACAGGCATATCTACACCGACACGCTCAAGTACGCCCTCCAGGCGGACGGTACCCAGGGCGCATACGACCAGCCGGGTCTCAAGGACATGACGCTCAAGGCCATCGACATCCTCAGCACCCGTGCCAAGGCGCGCCGCACCGGATGGGCGCTCATGTCTGAGGCGGCGCTCATCGACAAGAACAtgcacgtcggcgacgttgacCGTGCCCTGGGTgaccttctcgagctcgacgacaccgTCCGCGCTGTCCTCGAACATCTCAAGGAGAttggcgagcttgaggagacGCTCGTCATTGTCACCGCCGACCACGGGCACGGATTCGACGTCTTCGGTTCGGCCGACACCAAGTACCTCAAGgagcagaaggaggaccgcaagaagcgcaacGCTGTAGGCGTGTACGAGCGCTCGGGCCTGAGCGCGTACGTTGTGCCGCAGGACGTGAGCCCGACGACGCACGAGATCTTCGAGAACCCCCAGGGTCACTTCCCCATCACCTGGGACCCCCGCTACACCATTGCGCACGGGTACGCGGCAGTCAGCGACCGCCGCGAGGACTACGAGGTTAGCAAGGAGCACGAGCGCATCCCGTCCGCTCTCAGCCAGGACAAGACCCAGGGCTACTTCTTCAACCCCAATGACAGCCCCGAGGGCTTTGCAATGACTGGCAACCTCGAC
- the YAP1 gene encoding uncharacterized protein (bZIP transcription factor), which yields MNALTPNTAAFLDSLTYDSIKTEPEIVSMPPSTFFPVPGRDTPEDSSPDSVAPKRIHVVVSDDSDNEMGNAIGHKRKASGPHAALEDDDDDDTAHDDKRQHNDRKSGGRRNSSDNHNHKSSKTEKGGKDTAMTKAQRRKEQNRAAQKAFRERREAKVRDLEQKVAELEAKSFGATVENENLRNILKRLQEENVALKQASFTFSMPVNGQPANTPHTSTQATPVNGTADGTTANGQTANGGIDWSQFSAFSRKPPSPPHSVSNDSLRSINDPSPQVVHRNSSGSGASPESLFSLGPSPDNRMPNLFGANGSTGNDMAARTAFQEALKRHTSSTSPNDQLSTPSSIGGTNKDDVEALFRSFYPNGIDSMLQNINNNTNTSASTNNLPNMQTQMPQYTFLTQTPGLTSQADTSSSNAFTKLFGDATSYRDSSNDASTRTQTANVSNTSSGFTGLANQSQWSDLTDNSVNDFLNSLAGNNKNADSSDLTGGADDEAFSRQLEALIAQSGGVSPESAFNLAPNNAFSPTNYLNMSPSPLRSLSNSQSPRSGTDATSPQSDIKSPSSFGGAMCGTGVVHILNEDGRVMRPSEVWTRMGMHDSDPQDLMIDDLCDQMKEKATCKDGKRYMKFDDVEGMMRRRAEGYEEDKPLAKTELNTAPAPTKIDPTLDPDLVCLKDEHGEYDPIACQAKLNEAFLKQNGLAI from the exons ATGAACGCACTTACTCCCAACACTGCCGCGTtcctcgactcgctcaCGTATGACTCGATCAAGACTGAGCCTGAAATCGTCTCCATGcccccctccaccttctTCCCAGTGCCTGGTCGCGACACGCCAGAGGATTCGTCACCCGATTCAGTGGCACCGAAGCGGATACATGTCGTTGTCTCGGATGACTCCGACAACGAAATGGGTAACGCCATTGGCCACAAACGCAAAGCGTCTGGGCCTCACGCGGCACTGGAagatgacgatgatgatg ACACAGCCCACGACGACAAGCGTCAACACAACGACAGGAAGTCTGGCGGCCGTCGCAACTCCTCAGATAACCACAATCACAAGTCGTCCAAGACAGAGAAGGGTGGCAAGGACACGGCCATGACCAAGGCGCAGCGGCGGAAGGAGCAAAACCGTGCCGCTCAGAAGGCGTTccgagagcgacgcgagGCGAAGGTTCGCGAC TTGGAGCAGAAGGTCGCAGAGCTAGAGGCCAAGTCGTTCGGCGCTACTGTAGAGAACGAGAACCTGCGCAACATCCTCAAGAGATTGCAGGAAGAGAACGTTGCTCTTAAGCAGGCGTCATTCACCTTCTCCATGCCTGTAAATGGTCAACCCGCCAATACCCCTCATACTTCAACTCAGGCAACGCCGGTTAACGGTACGGCCGACGGCACGACTGCCAATGGTCAGACCGCTAATGGCGGAATCGACTGGTCACAGTTCTCGGCGTTCAGCAGGAAGCCGCCTTCCCCACCGCACAGCGTGTCCAACGACAGCTTGCGGAGCATAAACGACCCTTCGCCTCAGGTTGTCCACCGTAACTCTAGCGGTTCCGGTGCGAGCCCCGAGTCGCTGTTCTCGCTTGGCCCGAGCCCGGACAACAGAATGCCCAACCTCTTCGGTGCCAACGGCAGCACCGGGAACGACATGGCCGCGCGGACCGCATTCCAGGAAGCGCTTAAGAGGCACACCAGCTCTACCAGCCCTAACGACCAGCTTTCGACACCAAGCTCGATCGGTGGGACCaacaaggacgacgtcgaggctCTCTTCCGGAGCTTCTACCCCAACGGCATCGACAGCATGCTTCAAAACATCAATAACAATACGAacacgtcggcgagcacaAACAACCTGCCTAACATGCAGACGCAGATGCCGCAGTACACGTTCTTGACCCAGACACCAGGCTTAACGTCGCAGGCCgacacgtcgtcgtccaacGCGTTTACCAAGCTCTTTGGTGACGCGACCTCGTACCGTGACTCGTCTAACGACGCCTCAACGAGGACCCAGACGGCAAACGTCAGCAATACGTCCAGCGGCTTCACGGGCCTAGCCAACCAGTCGCAGTGGTCCGACCTCACGGACAACAGCGTGAACGACTtcctcaactcgctcgccgGGAATAATAAGAACGCTGATTCCTCTGATCTCACTGGTGGagcagacgacgaggcgttcTCAAGGCAGCTCGAGGCTCTCATCGCCCAGTCTGGCGGTGTGTCGCCAGAGTCTGCGTTCAACCTTGCTCCCAACAACGCCTTCAGCCCGACCAATTATCTCAACATGTCTCCATCCCCTTTGCGCTCGCTTTCCAATTCGCAGTCACCTCGGTCTGGCACCGATGCGACGTCGCCACAGTCGGACATCAAGAGCCCAAGCTCATTCGGCGGAGCCATGTGCGGCACGGGCGTCGTCCATATCCTGAACGAGGACGGTCGTGTCATGCGGCCGTCCGAGGTCTGGACGCGCATGGGCATGCACGACTCTGATCCTCAAGATCTGATGATCGACGACTTGTGCGACCAgatgaaggagaaggcgacCTGCAAGGATG GAAAACGATACATGAAgttcgacgacgtcgagggcaTGATGCGTCGCCGCGCAGAGGGTTACGAAGAGGACAAGCCCCTGGCTAAGACCGAGTTGAATACTGCTCCTGCGCCCACCAAGATTGACCCCACACTAGACCCCGACCTCGTGTGTCTGAAGGATGAGCACGGAGAGTACGACCCCATAGCTTGCCAGGCCAAATTAAACGAGGCGTTCCTCAAGCAGAATGGACTGGCCATCTGA